A genomic segment from Leptolyngbya boryana PCC 6306 encodes:
- a CDS encoding alpha/beta fold hydrolase, with protein MMKRFLKALLLNYALVPIVVLAQAASGQTQQLTVKPIRNTQIPCPTPINPDEIEGKTTICGVVTVPENYSKPNGRQIELTYALLRSKSLTPQPDPLIVLHGGPGGSDISALSFFTQAHNHQRQTRDVILFDQRGSQYSGDLACSQTLNIIAQVLTVPGSPWKKKFETFATKFKNELDPTGESLAQFALCSNVLELHGNDLTQYNTSNNAKDVVSLASALGYDQVNLYGISYGTYLAMRVMRDHPQRVHSVILDSTIPPNIKKYEANPLDLEVVTLNLIEDCQKDAACDRAYPNLKARTIALLKSLDKKPIPIPKQNFKSDKPIPESVTPDAFADLITSLNTDADNRIRNYVPLIISELEQGVTTTYVGVVSGSIFKTPATKLIPIGEPQNLIAKSDKLRAEARKLLTQRIQLAESQRPSRKWVKQVLDAIETLPEADRTIARGNFYGVGFLKGQPRDRNTLIASIAEIFPKQMREPLTQPLRTLPDAEIRHTYEIISGILTSTSSVDHGIAQGSFRSMDCQDMIAGNDPARSAAVSKAMEMPELGRARVDAGRAAYAICQFWSVKPAAFAGVLKSNIPTLVLQSRYDSQTPTLIGKEATAGLANGTYLEFPNGGHGALLFSQCARDAGAAFVNNPARPPKAECRAELKPKFVLPRQ; from the coding sequence ATGATGAAACGTTTCTTGAAGGCGCTTTTGTTGAACTACGCCCTAGTTCCGATTGTGGTTCTTGCTCAGGCTGCCTCTGGGCAAACTCAGCAGCTTACTGTGAAGCCAATTCGCAATACTCAGATTCCTTGCCCAACCCCGATCAATCCGGATGAAATCGAAGGAAAAACCACTATTTGTGGTGTAGTTACTGTTCCCGAAAACTACAGTAAACCCAACGGGCGGCAAATCGAGCTAACTTACGCGCTCTTGCGAAGTAAAAGTCTCACGCCCCAACCTGATCCCCTAATCGTCTTGCACGGAGGACCAGGTGGAAGTGATATTTCAGCGCTATCATTCTTTACTCAGGCTCATAACCATCAGCGTCAGACCCGCGATGTGATTCTGTTTGACCAACGCGGATCACAGTATTCTGGCGATTTAGCTTGTTCTCAAACCCTCAACATCATTGCACAGGTGCTCACGGTTCCAGGCAGCCCGTGGAAAAAGAAATTTGAAACGTTTGCTACAAAATTCAAAAACGAGCTTGATCCGACAGGTGAATCTTTGGCACAGTTCGCGCTCTGTTCTAATGTTCTAGAACTGCACGGGAATGATCTCACTCAGTACAACACCTCCAACAACGCGAAAGATGTCGTCAGCCTTGCTTCTGCTCTAGGATATGATCAAGTCAATCTGTATGGGATCTCTTACGGAACTTACTTAGCGATGCGCGTTATGCGGGATCATCCTCAACGGGTTCACAGCGTAATCTTAGACTCTACTATTCCACCCAATATCAAGAAGTACGAAGCTAATCCGCTTGACCTTGAAGTGGTAACCCTTAACTTGATTGAGGATTGCCAGAAAGATGCAGCCTGCGATCGAGCCTATCCAAACCTCAAAGCCCGCACGATCGCACTGCTCAAATCCCTTGATAAAAAGCCGATCCCAATACCTAAACAGAATTTTAAGTCAGACAAACCGATTCCAGAGAGTGTTACCCCTGATGCCTTTGCCGATCTGATCACTTCGCTCAATACAGATGCAGACAATCGAATTCGTAACTATGTGCCCTTGATCATCTCTGAACTCGAGCAGGGAGTCACGACAACATATGTCGGGGTTGTATCAGGCAGCATCTTTAAAACCCCTGCAACCAAGCTCATCCCCATTGGTGAACCTCAGAATTTGATCGCTAAATCAGATAAATTAAGGGCAGAGGCTCGAAAGCTACTGACTCAAAGAATTCAGTTAGCAGAATCACAACGACCTTCTCGAAAGTGGGTGAAGCAAGTCCTAGATGCGATCGAGACTTTGCCAGAAGCAGACCGCACCATTGCTAGAGGCAATTTTTACGGAGTAGGCTTTCTCAAGGGACAGCCGCGCGATCGCAATACCTTGATTGCCTCGATCGCCGAAATCTTTCCCAAACAGATGAGAGAGCCGTTAACTCAGCCTTTGAGAACGCTGCCCGATGCAGAAATTCGTCACACTTATGAGATCATTTCAGGGATTCTGACTTCAACATCTTCTGTAGATCACGGGATAGCTCAGGGATCCTTTCGCTCAATGGACTGTCAGGATATGATTGCAGGCAATGATCCCGCCCGGAGTGCTGCGGTGTCCAAAGCAATGGAAATGCCTGAATTGGGACGAGCGCGAGTCGATGCAGGCAGGGCAGCTTATGCGATCTGTCAGTTCTGGTCAGTCAAACCTGCTGCCTTCGCTGGCGTACTCAAGAGCAACATTCCAACTCTCGTGCTACAGAGTCGCTATGATAGCCAAACCCCAACCCTAATCGGCAAAGAGGCAACCGCGGGATTAGCCAACGGCACTTACCTAGAATTTCCGAATGGTGGGCATGGTGCATTGTTATTTTCGCAATGTGCGCGAGATGCCGGGGCTGCCTTTGTCAATAACCCGGCTCGTCCTCCCAAAGCGGAATGTAGAGCGGAGTTGAAGCCTAAGTTTGTTCTACCGCGTCAGTAA
- a CDS encoding PrsW family glutamic-type intramembrane protease: MITLIDPVVKDYLLYNSRWRSPVSKAILLGIMVVVSVLACFGLYATNNPFSVWLWVPYAAAGSILGYFLLAFLDRERRVRFFHFLTITSVVFITAPAAAFFNDRSPFPRVTVGFVEEGLKILPVLLLAIYIPNLIRTRKDGIVYGALAGMGFNVIEIGAYIADLIHKSPVLDVMVQQSTRFGLWGLGTHIIWSAFIGMGIGFAAESTQRRWHKWKRFVLFYLLIAVMHSAYDLGLLIVGMMLIASAVAFLRGIPVDLSSTSQMYSPIWEGMRYGAYIYNIVLIIILVVQIRRSFRLENRLQAAELSTEELTVVPEEELKKVMSERLFFKRKYQNFPKALGSKMVLYQNLLAMQKHTATQFGLRIDEVEPVSRLRNAIRSLRTNH, encoded by the coding sequence ATGATTACTCTAATCGATCCGGTGGTCAAAGACTACCTGCTGTACAATTCTCGCTGGCGATCGCCTGTCAGCAAGGCGATCTTATTGGGGATCATGGTCGTCGTATCGGTGCTAGCGTGTTTCGGTCTCTACGCAACCAACAACCCATTTTCCGTTTGGCTTTGGGTTCCCTATGCTGCCGCAGGCTCGATTTTGGGCTATTTCCTACTTGCTTTTCTAGATCGAGAGCGGCGCGTTCGCTTCTTTCATTTCCTCACCATCACCAGTGTTGTGTTCATCACTGCTCCTGCTGCTGCATTCTTTAACGATCGATCTCCTTTTCCAAGGGTAACCGTTGGATTTGTCGAGGAGGGGCTAAAAATTTTACCCGTCCTCTTGTTAGCAATTTACATCCCGAACCTGATCCGGACTCGAAAAGACGGTATCGTTTATGGAGCGCTAGCAGGGATGGGCTTTAACGTTATCGAGATAGGAGCCTATATCGCTGATTTGATCCATAAATCTCCTGTGTTGGATGTTATGGTTCAACAATCGACGCGCTTCGGATTGTGGGGATTAGGCACTCACATTATCTGGTCGGCTTTTATCGGAATGGGAATCGGGTTCGCAGCAGAGTCAACACAGCGTAGATGGCACAAGTGGAAACGATTTGTTCTATTTTATTTGCTCATTGCTGTGATGCACAGCGCCTATGATCTGGGTCTGCTTATTGTTGGCATGATGCTTATTGCTAGTGCTGTGGCTTTCTTGCGAGGCATTCCTGTAGACCTTAGCAGCACAAGTCAGATGTATAGTCCGATATGGGAAGGAATGCGATATGGGGCATACATCTACAACATTGTTTTAATCATTATTCTAGTGGTACAAATCAGACGATCGTTTCGGTTGGAGAACAGACTGCAAGCGGCCGAGCTGTCTACTGAAGAATTGACTGTGGTTCCAGAAGAAGAGTTGAAAAAAGTCATGAGCGAACGACTGTTCTTTAAGCGAAAGTATCAGAACTTTCCAAAAGCGCTCGGATCAAAGATGGTACTTTACCAGAATCTATTAGCAATGCAGAAACACACAGCAACACAGTTCGGGCTTCGCATAGACGAAGTAGAGCCTGTTAGCAGACTACGAAATGCAATTCGATCGCTCAGGACAAATCATTGA
- a CDS encoding SH3 domain-containing protein has protein sequence MKRNLILLLTTIASASFAVPAKADTVNARCEYYPNGQSKATVSMSCKFSQRQGNISIEWADGIRNEFTPTGSSPGNFVDQRGGAVYRQSGLGDKGQIFKLPSGLVYVYWSTASTTTRPAPAAPRGISTLKASSANAQINVRSQPTVNSSSSSYGVPGDKVSVLQCVQDRDTAGSDLNWCKVQFVQSKAIGWVRSDFILFAE, from the coding sequence ATGAAACGAAACCTAATTTTACTGTTAACCACGATCGCTTCCGCTAGTTTTGCTGTACCTGCTAAAGCTGATACTGTAAATGCCCGTTGCGAATACTATCCAAATGGACAAAGTAAAGCAACCGTTTCAATGTCTTGTAAGTTCTCTCAACGGCAGGGCAATATTTCCATCGAATGGGCAGATGGAATTCGCAATGAGTTTACACCGACTGGAAGCAGCCCTGGTAACTTTGTCGATCAAAGAGGTGGTGCTGTTTATCGTCAGTCAGGACTGGGAGACAAAGGGCAGATTTTCAAACTGCCTAGCGGTTTGGTCTATGTGTACTGGAGCACAGCTTCTACAACCACCCGACCTGCACCCGCGGCTCCAAGAGGCATTAGTACACTAAAAGCCAGCAGTGCGAATGCTCAGATTAATGTGCGATCGCAGCCGACCGTCAACTCCAGTTCATCCAGCTACGGAGTTCCAGGCGACAAAGTGAGTGTTCTTCAATGTGTCCAAGACAGAGATACTGCTGGGAGTGACCTGAATTGGTGCAAGGTGCAATTTGTCCAATCGAAAGCGATCGGCTGGGTTCGCAGTGACTTCATCCTCTTTGCAGAATAG
- a CDS encoding IS4 family transposase yields the protein MLPSFYQTCLQSQLTEAQFVTLEILVELLQKERRITIERIATLFPQPILFESRRRNIQRFLSLPQLTPQAIWFPIVKQWIKRHYSGRTPLHLVVDRTQWQNHNLIMVSLVYQKRAIPLHWMWLNKQGQSSLAEQRKVLCPVFHLLKKYRFILLGDREFHSIELAAWCVEKQVKFVFRLPKSTTIKPNDSDAFTRLDDLPQTPGITEQYLHIQVTQNRGFGKHNLVLRQKRAYRQSNSDAWYLLTNLVGAEQTLKAYSNRFSIEPLFKDYKSGGYHLEDCHADSRRFNALLVLIAIAYSLSTLQGRRIRQKQVQCYVGRVKEPKRTRNRHSNFWIGLYGRLWIEPLQLWSTLATKLMALKPQKRPFFQRGLNAISLIQSAL from the coding sequence ATGTTGCCCTCATTCTATCAAACCTGTTTACAATCGCAATTAACGGAAGCGCAATTTGTGACGCTAGAAATCTTGGTCGAACTGTTGCAAAAAGAGCGAAGAATTACGATTGAACGGATAGCGACCCTGTTTCCGCAACCGATTCTATTTGAGAGCAGACGGCGGAATATTCAGCGATTCTTGAGTCTGCCGCAACTGACTCCACAAGCGATCTGGTTTCCGATTGTCAAGCAGTGGATCAAACGACATTACTCAGGTAGAACTCCGCTTCACCTGGTGGTTGACCGGACGCAATGGCAAAACCATAACTTGATCATGGTGAGTCTTGTATACCAGAAGCGGGCAATCCCATTGCACTGGATGTGGCTGAACAAGCAAGGACAGAGTTCGCTGGCTGAACAACGAAAAGTGTTATGTCCGGTATTTCATCTGTTGAAAAAGTATCGCTTCATTTTGCTCGGAGACCGTGAGTTTCACAGTATCGAGCTTGCTGCTTGGTGTGTGGAAAAACAAGTCAAATTCGTGTTCCGTTTACCGAAAAGTACGACCATCAAACCGAATGACAGCGATGCGTTTACTCGCCTCGACGATTTGCCACAAACGCCCGGAATCACTGAGCAATATCTGCACATTCAAGTCACGCAAAATCGCGGGTTCGGCAAGCATAATTTAGTCTTGCGCCAAAAACGCGCCTACCGTCAATCGAATTCTGATGCTTGGTATCTGCTGACCAATCTCGTCGGTGCCGAACAAACTCTGAAAGCTTACTCTAATCGCTTCTCCATTGAGCCGCTGTTCAAAGACTACAAATCCGGTGGCTATCATCTCGAAGATTGCCATGCCGATTCACGCCGATTCAATGCACTACTGGTTCTGATTGCCATTGCTTATTCGCTCTCAACGCTTCAGGGACGACGCATTCGCCAAAAGCAAGTGCAATGCTACGTCGGTCGAGTCAAGGAGCCGAAGCGAACCCGAAACCGACATAGCAATTTCTGGATTGGCTTGTATGGCAGGTTGTGGATTGAACCCTTGCAATTGTGGTCAACTCTGGCGACCAAGTTGATGGCACTCAAGCCGCAAAAACGTCCCTTTTTTCAGCGAGGTCTCAATGCCATTTCCTTGATCCAGTCTGCTCTCTAG
- a CDS encoding mechanosensitive ion channel family protein — translation MSSPLKAANSSFTLPDGVNRYGEYETAAIRSPLDSKVLFEVTSPTILNRDKVPDDKLPIEIRASEVNERLWRVLSRTIEAKQPPTVAISTLNKHLILQISDGQSTRPIRLVTVTEPDADFNGKPLDELAEEWKKILQAEMVRFKQMTAPEVLRQRIGQASQILLGLLVSSGVIWLLRRSLTHQQNLIETRYQQQLDALVEEEKAQQSEIPEETEAREIANLRSRFLATLQHQFSLKRQLDFNKFLKWALLWIFILMWYVGIAHILSIVPVLMRWGFYLWATPVALLILWFGISLAIRISKSLIDRLMHSWKQSSLLPLGEAQRVVMRSTTIAEALKGLITFVLVMVGIIWTLDLFSVPTSSILAGGAVIGLAISFGSQSLIKDLVNGCLILVEDQFAVGDVIQIDQQSGLVENLNLRVTQLRNSEGHLITIPNSTIANVCNLTRLWSRIDFSIVVAYENDPKRVLDVLKQVSQQMYDDPQWRDRIPELPEVLGIDDLSHTGMLVRVWIKTAPMEQWSVGREFRLRVRQAFEANQIQIGKPQLITYHTDFNKIS, via the coding sequence GTGTCGTCACCCCTTAAGGCTGCTAATTCTTCGTTCACTCTACCTGATGGGGTAAATCGCTATGGGGAATATGAAACGGCTGCGATTCGATCGCCTTTAGATAGCAAAGTCTTATTTGAGGTAACTTCACCCACGATTCTGAATCGAGACAAAGTTCCAGACGATAAACTACCGATCGAGATTCGAGCCAGTGAGGTGAATGAGCGGTTGTGGCGAGTACTATCTCGAACAATTGAGGCGAAACAGCCTCCAACAGTAGCGATCTCAACTTTGAATAAACACCTAATCCTTCAGATTAGTGACGGTCAATCTACTCGCCCGATTCGATTAGTAACAGTGACAGAACCGGATGCTGACTTCAATGGAAAACCTCTGGACGAATTAGCAGAAGAGTGGAAAAAAATTCTTCAAGCTGAAATGGTTCGGTTCAAGCAGATGACCGCACCAGAAGTCTTACGGCAACGCATTGGACAAGCATCACAAATCTTACTAGGATTGCTAGTGTCGAGTGGAGTGATCTGGTTACTGAGGCGAAGTCTAACTCATCAGCAAAACTTAATAGAAACTCGGTATCAGCAACAATTAGACGCGCTTGTAGAAGAAGAAAAAGCGCAGCAATCAGAGATCCCCGAAGAAACAGAAGCAAGAGAAATTGCAAATCTACGATCGCGGTTTTTAGCAACTTTGCAACATCAATTTAGCCTAAAGCGGCAATTAGACTTTAACAAGTTTCTCAAATGGGCACTGCTGTGGATATTCATCCTGATGTGGTATGTCGGCATTGCTCATATCCTGTCGATCGTTCCCGTTTTGATGAGGTGGGGCTTTTACTTATGGGCAACGCCCGTCGCACTCTTAATTCTCTGGTTTGGCATCAGTTTAGCGATCCGAATCAGCAAAAGTTTAATTGATCGCTTGATGCACTCTTGGAAACAGAGTTCGCTGCTTCCGTTAGGAGAAGCTCAACGGGTCGTCATGAGAAGTACGACGATCGCGGAAGCCTTGAAAGGACTAATTACTTTTGTTTTAGTCATGGTTGGAATCATCTGGACACTGGATCTATTCAGCGTTCCGACGAGTTCAATTTTGGCGGGAGGCGCAGTCATTGGTTTGGCGATTTCTTTTGGGTCTCAAAGTCTGATTAAAGATCTCGTCAATGGTTGCTTGATTTTAGTGGAAGATCAATTTGCGGTCGGAGATGTGATTCAAATTGATCAGCAGAGCGGTTTGGTAGAAAATCTCAATTTGCGGGTAACTCAACTGCGAAATAGCGAAGGTCACCTGATTACAATTCCGAACAGCACGATCGCAAATGTTTGTAATCTCACCCGTCTCTGGTCACGGATTGATTTTTCGATCGTAGTTGCTTATGAAAACGACCCCAAACGAGTGCTTGATGTCCTAAAGCAAGTTTCACAGCAAATGTATGATGATCCCCAATGGCGCGATCGCATACCCGAACTGCCTGAAGTCTTAGGAATCGATGATCTCTCGCATACCGGAATGCTCGTGCGCGTTTGGATTAAAACAGCCCCAATGGAACAATGGAGCGTTGGGCGAGAATTTCGATTACGAGTTCGGCAAGCTTTTGAAGCGAATCAAATTCAGATTGGCAAACCTCAATTGATCACTTATCACACAGATTTCAACAAAATTTCCTAA
- the rimM gene encoding ribosome maturation factor RimM (Essential for efficient processing of 16S rRNA) has protein sequence MGYLEIGKIVAAQGLKGELRVYPNTDFPERFEEPGERWLLRPNQTEPEVIELVSGRYLDGKGLYVIQIKGIRDRDAAEALRGCQLLVPDSDRPDLEEGEFHVADLLGLSVYEQASQELIGTVSDVIPAGHDLLEVKKVTPEGRTILIPFVEAIVPVVDLAQRRIEITPPPGLLDL, from the coding sequence ATGGGTTATTTAGAAATCGGTAAAATTGTTGCGGCGCAAGGACTAAAAGGCGAACTGCGAGTCTATCCCAACACAGATTTTCCCGAGCGATTTGAAGAACCAGGAGAGCGCTGGCTATTGCGCCCTAACCAAACCGAACCCGAAGTGATCGAACTCGTCTCCGGTCGCTATCTCGATGGCAAAGGTTTATATGTGATTCAAATTAAAGGCATTCGCGATCGCGATGCTGCTGAAGCTCTGCGCGGCTGTCAACTGCTCGTACCTGATAGCGATCGACCAGATCTCGAAGAAGGCGAATTTCATGTTGCGGACCTGCTGGGCTTATCGGTATATGAACAAGCTAGTCAAGAATTAATTGGAACAGTCAGCGATGTGATTCCGGCTGGACATGATTTATTAGAAGTCAAAAAAGTTACGCCGGAAGGCAGAACGATCTTAATCCCATTTGTCGAAGCGATCGTGCCCGTAGTTGACTTAGCGCAACGCCGAATTGAGATTACCCCTCCGCCTGGATTGCTGGATCTCTAG
- a CDS encoding valine--pyruvate transaminase, whose translation MNPALSQLGTDMSRLSGVRAIMKDIIETLRAGAGQTFINLSAGNPVILPEVEQLWRDCTTELLASSEYSEVVCRYGASQGYQPLIDAIVQDFNQRYGLNLSDRHILITPGSQSLYFYAANAFGGYTASGELRKIVLPLSPDYTGYGGVTLTPEALIAYRPELEIDQENHRFKYRPNFNQLQIDEQTGCVIFSRPCNPTGNVLSDDEVNKIATLAATYDVPVLIDSAYAPPYPALNFTDMTPRFGGNVVHCMSLSKAGLPGERIGIAIGEPEIIHTLECFQTNLCIHSPRYGQAIAARAIQSGRLAEISTNVIRPFYQHKIEIVEATLDRSMPRTLPWYLHRGEGAIFAWLWLDELPITDWEFYQALKQVGVIVVPGSTFFPGLREDWQHKQQCLRISLTGTDLELQTAMERLAQVAEQVYGR comes from the coding sequence ATGAATCCTGCGCTAAGCCAACTCGGAACCGATATGTCGCGTCTGTCCGGAGTCCGGGCAATCATGAAGGACATTATTGAGACGTTACGAGCCGGAGCCGGACAAACTTTCATTAATCTCAGTGCTGGCAATCCAGTAATTTTGCCCGAAGTAGAACAACTTTGGCGAGATTGCACGACAGAACTGCTTGCTAGTTCCGAATACAGTGAGGTTGTTTGTCGGTATGGTGCAAGTCAAGGGTATCAACCGTTAATTGATGCGATCGTTCAAGATTTTAATCAACGATATGGCTTAAATTTGAGCGATCGACATATCTTGATCACGCCCGGCAGCCAAAGCCTTTACTTCTATGCAGCTAATGCATTTGGGGGTTACACCGCGAGCGGAGAACTGAGAAAGATTGTTCTTCCTCTGAGTCCAGACTATACCGGATATGGCGGGGTCACACTGACTCCAGAAGCGCTGATTGCCTATCGGCCTGAGTTAGAAATCGATCAAGAAAACCATCGCTTTAAGTATCGTCCAAATTTCAATCAGTTACAAATTGATGAACAAACGGGATGTGTCATTTTTTCCCGTCCGTGTAATCCTACGGGGAACGTGCTGAGTGACGATGAAGTGAATAAAATTGCAACACTGGCAGCAACGTATGATGTGCCAGTGTTGATTGATTCTGCTTACGCTCCGCCTTATCCAGCCTTAAACTTTACAGACATGACTCCGCGTTTTGGAGGGAATGTTGTTCACTGTATGAGTTTATCGAAAGCAGGATTGCCTGGAGAACGGATTGGAATTGCCATTGGCGAACCCGAAATTATTCACACCCTCGAATGTTTTCAAACGAATCTCTGCATTCATTCCCCGCGATATGGACAAGCGATCGCAGCGCGCGCGATTCAATCCGGCAGACTTGCTGAAATTTCAACCAATGTGATTCGACCGTTCTACCAACATAAGATTGAGATTGTTGAAGCAACGCTCGATCGTAGTATGCCGCGAACGCTGCCTTGGTATCTTCACCGTGGAGAAGGCGCAATCTTTGCGTGGCTTTGGTTGGACGAATTACCGATCACGGATTGGGAATTTTATCAAGCATTGAAACAAGTTGGAGTCATTGTTGTTCCGGGTAGCACTTTCTTCCCAGGCTTACGAGAGGACTGGCAACACAAACAACAATGCTTAAGAATCAGTTTGACTGGAACTGATTTAGAATTACAAACTGCGATGGAACGACTCGCGCAAGTTGCAGAGCAAGTTTATGGAAGATAA
- a CDS encoding isoaspartyl peptidase/L-asparaginase, producing the protein MPSMSVDRVQPKLIIHGGAGSSLKGKGGAEAVRRSLHKVVEEVYALLLAGATATEAVVTGCQLLEDDPRFNAGTGSVLQSDGQIRMSAALMDGARQRFSGVINTSRVKNPIELALFLQTSDDRVLSDMGSAELLRELQLPLYDPLTELRLQEWIQEREGNFNRAMAGVVAEKELISESAGRGTIGVVALDHHGRLAAGTSTGGKGFERIGRVSDSAMPAGNYATSEAAISCTGIGEDIIDECLAAKIVIRVTDGHSLYSSFEKSFKEAEKNRRDFGAIGLTATGEIGWGKTSEVLLAAYHTGDRIGDTLELPDGMEVGTV; encoded by the coding sequence ATGCCTAGCATGTCTGTCGATCGCGTTCAGCCCAAGTTGATCATTCATGGTGGAGCCGGAAGTTCGCTCAAAGGTAAAGGGGGAGCCGAGGCGGTTCGGCGATCGCTGCACAAAGTTGTTGAAGAAGTCTATGCCCTTCTCCTTGCAGGTGCGACCGCAACCGAAGCGGTTGTCACCGGATGCCAACTTTTAGAGGATGATCCCCGGTTTAACGCTGGAACTGGCTCGGTCTTGCAATCCGATGGTCAAATTCGCATGAGTGCTGCCTTAATGGATGGCGCACGGCAAAGATTTAGCGGAGTGATTAACACCTCACGGGTCAAAAACCCGATCGAACTTGCCTTATTTTTGCAAACGTCTGACGATCGCGTTTTATCAGATATGGGTTCAGCCGAATTGCTGCGAGAATTGCAACTTCCTCTCTATGATCCCCTCACCGAATTGCGCTTACAAGAGTGGATTCAAGAGCGCGAAGGCAACTTTAACCGCGCCATGGCAGGCGTTGTCGCTGAAAAAGAATTGATCTCGGAATCGGCTGGACGAGGCACAATTGGCGTTGTGGCATTGGATCATCATGGACGACTTGCTGCTGGCACCTCGACAGGCGGAAAAGGCTTTGAGCGGATTGGACGCGTCAGCGATTCTGCAATGCCTGCGGGAAATTACGCAACTTCAGAGGCAGCGATTAGCTGTACTGGCATCGGCGAGGACATTATCGATGAATGTTTAGCCGCAAAAATCGTCATTCGTGTGACAGATGGACATTCGTTATACAGCTCGTTTGAAAAATCTTTCAAAGAAGCCGAGAAAAACCGCCGCGATTTTGGCGCAATCGGACTGACTGCAACCGGAGAGATCGGCTGGGGGAAAACCAGCGAGGTACTTTTAGCGGCGTATCATACTGGCGATCGGATTGGTGACACGCTAGAACTGCCAGACGGAATGGAAGTCGGAACTGTGTGA
- a CDS encoding DUF2256 domain-containing protein has translation MPRHRAKSDLPTKICPVCGLSFTWRKKWADCWDEVKYCSDRCRNRKNQRASE, from the coding sequence ATGCCCCGCCATCGCGCCAAATCCGATCTTCCCACCAAAATCTGTCCCGTCTGCGGTCTGTCTTTCACTTGGCGGAAAAAATGGGCAGATTGCTGGGACGAGGTGAAATACTGTTCCGATCGCTGTCGAAACCGCAAAAATCAGCGTGCCTCTGAGTAA
- a CDS encoding RNA methyltransferase: MPEVSQVRIVLVEPAGALNVGSIARVMKNMGLHQLVLVNPKCDLQSDDARKMAMRAIDVLEAAKIVESIPEALVGCHRAVATAVRSRLDTTLEHPRQALPWLLEPGLNTAILFGSEDRGLSNDELKYAQRFVYIPTSDQYQSLNLAQAVAICCYELFQMPVTSETFTDLCSLDALDRYYQHLESVLLKIGYLQPHTAASRMEKFRHLFNRAELSEAEVSLLRGILRQVEWAIQTKTSED; this comes from the coding sequence ATGCCGGAAGTTTCTCAAGTTCGGATTGTCTTAGTCGAGCCTGCGGGTGCGTTAAACGTGGGGTCGATCGCGCGGGTGATGAAAAATATGGGGTTGCATCAGTTGGTTTTGGTAAATCCCAAATGTGATTTGCAATCGGATGATGCTCGGAAAATGGCGATGCGCGCGATCGACGTTTTAGAAGCCGCAAAAATTGTGGAGTCGATTCCGGAGGCATTGGTGGGATGTCATCGGGCAGTAGCGACTGCGGTGCGATCGCGGCTGGACACGACATTGGAACATCCTCGTCAGGCATTGCCTTGGTTGTTGGAGCCGGGATTAAATACAGCGATCCTTTTTGGGTCTGAAGATCGGGGCTTAAGTAATGATGAGCTTAAATATGCTCAGCGATTTGTGTATATTCCGACGAGCGATCAGTATCAATCTTTGAATTTAGCTCAGGCTGTCGCAATTTGTTGTTATGAGCTTTTTCAAATGCCAGTAACTTCGGAGACATTCACTGATTTGTGTTCGTTAGATGCACTCGATCGCTATTATCAACATCTCGAATCGGTTTTATTGAAAATTGGATATTTGCAACCGCACACCGCAGCAAGTCGAATGGAAAAATTTCGCCATCTGTTTAATCGGGCTGAACTTTCAGAAGCGGAAGTTTCCTTGCTGCGCGGGATTTTGCGGCAAGTGGAATGGGCGATACAAACAAAAACTTCTGAAGATTAG